Below is a window of Candidatus Hydrogenedentota bacterium DNA.
ACGGCGGTGGCCCGCGCGCGCGCCGGGGCCCACCACCTTATGCGGGTGGAGATCGAAGTCACCAATCTGGCGGAACTGGGCGAGGCCCTGGAGGCGGGGGCCGATGTGGTAATGCTGGACAACATGGATAACGAAACCATGGCGGAGGCGGTGCGGATAAGCCGGGCGCACAACGGGGGGCGGGTCCTGCTGGAAGCCAGCGGAAACGTGAACCTGGCGCGGGTGCGCGCCATGGCGGAAACGGGGGTGGATCTCATCTCGGTCGGCGCGCTGACTCACTCCGCGCCGGCGATCGATCTTTCACTGCTTATCAAACCGCTGTAAACCGAGGCGCGGAACCCGACCGGTCAACGTACTAAATATCTCCATTCCAAATTCGTCTACACGGATCAAGAGGCCATGCTGTTAGTCATAGATGTTGGAAATTCCAATACCGTGCTGGGTTTGTACCAGGGCGACACCTTGCAGGGTCACTGGCGCGTGAGCACCGGCAATTACCGCACGGGCGATGAACTGCGTATTCTGTTCACCATGCTGCTTCACAACGACGGCGTGGACCCGAAGTCTATCGAAGGCTGCTGCATCTCCAGCGTAGTCCCCCAGTTGAACATGGCATTGACCGAGGTGAGCAAGACCGCCTTTGGCGTGGAACCCCTCATGGTCGGCCCGGGCGTCAAGACCGGCCTCCAGTTGCAGTGCGATAACCCGAAGGAAGTGGGCGCGGACCGTATCGTGAACGCCGTGGGGGCCATCGAAGAGCACGAAGGCGCTCTGATCATCATCGATTTTGGAACCGCGACCACCTTCGACGCCGTCACCGCGAAAGCGGAGTGGCGCGGCGGCGCCATCGTACCGGGCATCCAACTGTCCGCCGAGGCCCTGTTCGAACATTGCGCGAAACTGCCACGCGTCGAAATTACGAAGCCGGAGTTCGCCATTGGCCGCGACACCGTCACCAACATCCGCTCCGGCCTGACCTATGGCTACGCCGATCTGGTGGACGGCATGGTGCGCCGATTTGGCGAGGAAATGGGTGGCAAGCCCCGGGTCATCGCCACGGGCGGTCTGGCCCATGTGATGGCGGAGGTGGGCAAGTCGATTGACGTGGTGGATCCGTACCTGACGCTGAAGGGCCTCAAGGCGGTATACCACAAGAACCCGAGGCCAAGCCTGTGAAATACTGGATTGTTGTAGTCTTCCCGGCGCTGACCCTGGCCGCCTGTGGAAACGGTGCGCCGCCGGCCGCGCCACCGGCCCAGCCCGACGCGGAAAGCGCTTCCGCGGAAGTACCGGAAAACGCCATGGACATGACCAATATCGAAATGCATCTCTGGCCCTCCAGCGAAGCGCCCGGCCAGGAGGAGAAGCCCCTGCTTTCCATTCGCGCCCAGCGCGTAACGGGCAATATGGACGGAAGCGGTGCGGAGCTTTCCTTCGAGGGCGCTCAGGCCGTCGTGCCGCAACAGAAGCCGGAAGACTCTCAAATTCACTTCGAAGCCGCAAGCGGAACCTTCCAGGAAAATCAGCGCGCGGTCCTGAAGGGCGGCGTGAAAGCCCAGATCGACGATATGGCCATCGCCCTTGAGGAGATTACCTGGGAAATTGCACCCCGGGAAGGCGAAGACAGCGGCACCGGTATGGCCTTCAGCGACAAGCCCCTTACGATTACCAGCCCCACACAAAAGCTTGAGGCGGCTCGACTGCGCCTTTACCCTGATTCAAATTCCATGGAATTGTATGAAGTATCGGGTGTTATCACCTTTACGGGAGAAAAACCATGAGGC
It encodes the following:
- a CDS encoding type III pantothenate kinase, coding for MLLVIDVGNSNTVLGLYQGDTLQGHWRVSTGNYRTGDELRILFTMLLHNDGVDPKSIEGCCISSVVPQLNMALTEVSKTAFGVEPLMVGPGVKTGLQLQCDNPKEVGADRIVNAVGAIEEHEGALIIIDFGTATTFDAVTAKAEWRGGAIVPGIQLSAEALFEHCAKLPRVEITKPEFAIGRDTVTNIRSGLTYGYADLVDGMVRRFGEEMGGKPRVIATGGLAHVMAEVGKSIDVVDPYLTLKGLKAVYHKNPRPSL
- the lptC gene encoding LPS export ABC transporter periplasmic protein LptC; the encoded protein is MKYWIVVVFPALTLAACGNGAPPAAPPAQPDAESASAEVPENAMDMTNIEMHLWPSSEAPGQEEKPLLSIRAQRVTGNMDGSGAELSFEGAQAVVPQQKPEDSQIHFEAASGTFQENQRAVLKGGVKAQIDDMAIALEEITWEIAPREGEDSGTGMAFSDKPLTITSPTQKLEAARLRLYPDSNSMELYEVSGVITFTGEKP